Genomic segment of Salvia hispanica cultivar TCC Black 2014 chromosome 2, UniMelb_Shisp_WGS_1.0, whole genome shotgun sequence:
GGGAGTATTAAATGGTCGATGGTGTTAACAAGGAGAAGGGATTTGGGTTTGATCATTTCTTTCGGCCAGAATgttaatttgaagtttgagGCGGAATTTAGTTGAAGATTAATTTCTAGTATGGGTCGATGGAGATAGGAAAATCGGGCAGCctcaaaaataaatgaaagagaagaagaacATGGACTCAAGAAAGGGATCTCTAAGCGGACAAAATTGGAGTCGAAGTCAGGATTCCAAATTCAGAAATTTAATGACcgaggtgggctttcgaaCTAAATACTTTCAAGAgctttagttttaatatatcGATTCGAGCATCATTTCATGTGACGAAATGCCTGTTATtgcaattattattaattcaacTTTCATGAGATGTGATTTATGTGCTTAAAGTGAAAGTGATGTTATGTGATATATGTGTTGATTTATTAAGTGATATTGTGATTTGCTCGACTTGTTAATGTGATGTGAGATGATGCTCGACCTTGACAGAAAAATGATTTGTGTTTCAAATATgtcttattaaaaaatagagttTGCAAAGGGTATATCATgccataattttgttttgagaaaTGCTTATCTGTTTGTTTAGTAAGAGAGTTGTCCCTACTATACCTATtgaaatcgaattcgggtctgactagggagtgagtccctTCTCAGGCTAGTGAACACTATTGGGGATTGTGAGCCGTGTTTTAGATCGGCCGGTCCGGTGATCGAGTTCATGGCCATATTCTCGTTTCACATATTGTTGAGGTTGTTGAtgttgaggttgttgagaTGATGACGTTGATGATTGCTTAGAGgggagtgagtccctactcTATgagtttaatcgaattcgggtcctaGCAAGGGTGCGTCCCTACTTGGACTAGTGTACATGATGAGGACTGTGAGTCATCAAATGGGTTGGCCGATTTTCGTGCTCGTGGAAAGTGGCCACATTACACGGCACCTTAAAGAACAGATATGACAGTTTCTTAAATAACTCAAGGAGAAATGGTTGTGTTTTTGAAACGATGTGGAAAAGGACTGAGATGAGACGAAAGTTTGTGCTTATGAAATGATTTTAGTGTTTTCTCGGCATTTTAAAGTAAAACTCGAGATTCACTCAATGGTGGCATGACATAactgtttttttataaaattgttttggcatatgttcactgagtacatcaagtactcagcccagCATGTGTTTTtactatgtgcaggttgagttGTGACGAACgcggtgggtgttgagcataaaagtgaagaagatggcaaataaaatattccgaatatattatgtcttcatacataataGCATTCTTCTCACGAATGCTTCCTCTGAAGgttgtttcttttgagttctttttgagttgttgattattgagataatactctgattttattcgaATTATTCTCGTTTATTTCGAGCAATGATCGAGTTTCgttgttttcccctttctttccTGCTTCTTTAACCCTCCCCTAGTCGTGATCAATTGTGTTTTCTATCCCTAGAAAATGCGGACATGACATATACATAGAatattaacattaaaaaaaaaactaataattcatttattttatattccctccgtcccatagaaattgaccatatttcctttttcgtctgTCCCATACAACTAGTCAcatatccatttatggtaacctttttctccttttttactttttcatttatggGCCCACCatccactacacaatttcaattactttttctccttctctcttatgTTACCAAATTATGCATTAAGATCCGTGTCAACCCTAAAGGGCCAATTTATATGAGACGGatagagtatttttttatgtaactatttattatgatacATATGATTATCatcctttaaattttatctatACTTTACTAGttactaatatattattactaatGTTATAttagttcaattttttctatatatttatttgttatagtttattatttattaaatatgtatttttatactagtatttatttaatttatgtagcCTAACCATTGatattaaagtatattttcatttaaactaattataatttgtatttgttataatattattccaccactgcatttttttaattaatataaggtttatttatttttatatggatTGAATGTGTTTGTGATATATTAttgatcatattttatcatttattaaattaggcaccatattttgcattatatattatatatatttgtaacaATAAAACGGTTCGACCAGTGATTAAATCAGTCCGGCCGGTTAAACCATGAACCGGTAGCTTCACCGGTTCGCTTAccggtccgatttttaaaacattgccTAAAACCTAAGtcaaatgcataaaattagGTTACtaatggagagaaaatagtatttACTCAGCTTGCTAGAAGCCTGCAAAGTGCAAACAATGTCTCTTTTTCGTGTCATGGAATATTGgaatcacacacacacaaaatatgcAACGAATAATTGCCTTGATTTTTGAGCCTCATTGAGCTCTTGtgaatttaatactccctcctcaAATCTGTATCAATCCCCACGAAAACTACCCCCTCTCGGTTCTCTCCCTCCACACATAtctatctctcttttttatgTCGCACGATGCAGTTAAGAATTTGCACATGTTTAGCCCAATTATATGTCTTTTTCTGGTAGCTGTATGGAATACTATTCCAACCGTCtcataaatattgatattttggagaaatagaaagaaaaatagattGAAGTATTATTAGAAGAGAATAAGTTGGTTACCTCCTTACacagaaaaaaattactcaaaagaagtgaattattttgaaggaacaaaccaaaatgaaaaataatattcaatgtgtaatggatatttattattattgacaGTTGAGACCACATGATATTGTCGAAATTAATGAGGTGAATCAACTGCTGAAATTAGGCATTAATAAACACAAGATGTGATAACTAATGAACAATAGTTTAAATTGCAGCTTCTTTTTAGTAAATACTCTATCCGTTCCGCAGTAGtggagacatttttttttcggcacgtgatttaagaaaaaatgttttaattgaGTTAActaaatggagaataaaatagggaatgaaaaaggtaggaaaatgaagaaagaataaagtaacagAGAGTAAAAATAAGTGAACAAaaatgttgacttttactaaaaggaaaatgactcaaatacTGGAACgtacaaaaatggcaaaatgactccgCTTTTCGTATTTCATAAATgtcaaaatggcaaaatagaATACTTCAAATTGTCATGGTAAAGTAAAACACTTACGGTGACATCTTttaaggtggtgttcggtttccaagataaaatagtactaagaTATAGGACTACAAAAACAATCGCAATTTAGTGACGGATAATTCTGTCACTAACCATCGAAAATTAGTTACTAAACAGCTTTTGTGACAGATTAAGTACTGACAAATCCGTCAACAGTAAGCTTGCCAGCAAAAATTGTTAGTGTCGGAATCTGTCCCTAAAGTCACAATGACGGAAATCAAAGACAGCCGCCATGGTAAATTTGGATTATTGACAGACTGTTTTGTCGCGAATTAGTGACTAACATTTTTCAGTTGCTTATCCGTTACTAATCCCGGAAATTCCGCTGTCGTCACTAATTCGTCACAAACTAGTGTTTTTATTGTAGTgtaatctaggattgagttgtgacattattttagttataggagGTTAGTTacgactaattatcccatgattattcatttaggattgagttgtgagattgtATCTCTTGAACCgaacacactacaaatttaatctcggatacaatcttgcaaaccgcaCACCCCCCTAAATATATATCAGTACAATATGTGGCACGCATTAAATGGGCACCCACATCAGTATGCAAGTTTTtgtctaaattaaataaaaagtgaattcTTCGTTccattcaaatattttcatcgGTAATCCTATTTTTCTGGTGGTAAACAGTGTAATTGATGCGTCAAATTATTAAAACCCGTATTAATTAACATGCGGTAAGAAGGTTGTGGAGGCTGAATTACAAATTTTAGTGCCTTGTGGTTACCAACTCTAAACTCCGGCATTGAAAATATATTGGATAATTCTTTGATGCAAAGCTAACATATCCACCTTCTGGTTACCAACATAAATTGTAtgcatttttcaaaataatattttggtactgatttccaaaaaaacatggatttttatattttggtattttaaacAATACGGTACGTATATAGTCTGAATTTGAAGTTATTTTAGTAGCTTTAACTCTGATTTGAACAAACACTCAAAGCACAAGTTAAGAAATGGATCGAACTAGTGTTAAATTCCTCCTCTTAATATTGACAAACCTCTTCCTCATCGGAGCTTCTTCATCCAACAATCATGGCTACCACGATTTTCTCGAATGCATAATCCATGAATTCCAACTCTCAAATTCAGCAACTGATATAATCTACACTCCTCAAAATGCTACATACGCTTCTCTTTTACTAGCACCAAGTCTCCGGCCAGCTGCCTCCTCGCCGGTGAAACCCGACCTCATCGTCACGCCGTTCCACGCGTCGGAAATCGAGGCCGCAGTCCGCTGCTCCCGCATTCTCGGCCTCCAGATCAGAGTCAAGAGCGGCGGCCATGACTACGAAGGCCTTTCCTACACCTCCGCATCCGAGCCTTTCGTCATCGTTGACATGAGAAACTTCCGAGCAGTAACCATCGACGAGAAGACGAAAACCGCGCGCGTTGAGGTCGGCGCAACGCTTGGCGAACTCTACCACACAATCTTCCTCAAAAGCAGGACTCTCGCTTACCCCGCCGGCACTTGCCCCACCGTCGGCGTCGGCGGCCACTTCACCGGCGGCGGCTACGGCATGATAGCCCGCAAGCACGGCCTCTCCCTCGACCACATCGTCGACGCTAAGGTCATCAACGCCGACGGTGAAATCCTGGACAGGAAAAGCATGGGTGAGGATCTGTTCTGGGCAATCAGAGGCGGCGGAGGGACCAGCTTCGGGATTGTTCTAGAATTCACGGTCACGCTAGTCTCCGTCCCAGAAACCGTCACGGTCTTCAACGTGACACGAACGCTGGAGGAAAACGCGACAGAGCTAGTCCACAAATGGCAACACATCGCCCACAAAATCGACGAGAATCTTCTCATCAGACTTTTCCTGTCTCTGGGCCAAAGCCCAGAGACAGGAAACCGTACGGTCATGGCATCGTTTGTCGCACTCTACCTAGGTGGGACCCGCGATCTTCTGGCAATAATGGAAGAGCAGTTTCCGGAACTCGGAATAAGTCAATCAGACTGCATCGAGATGAGCTGGATAGAATCCGTTCTCTTATTTTCAGATCTTAAGAATCCGACGGTGGACATTTTGCTGGACCGGACGCCGCGGTGGGGCTCCGTCTACTTCAAAGGAAAATCCGACTACGTGAGCTCTCCGATCCCGGTGAGCGGTCTGAGAGAGATGTGGAGGTTGCTTCTAGAAGAAGAAGGGTATTACGTGCAGTTTAGTCCATACGGGGGAGTTCTCAACACCATCTCCGAAGAGGAAACGGCGTTTCCTCATCGGAGGGGGAATATATTCATGATCCACTACACTATTGTTTGGAGCAATGGATCAGAATCACAAGTGTGTCTTGATGCGATCAGACGGCTCTACGGCTTCATGGCGCGCTACGTCACCCGGAATCCAAGGAGGGCTTACTTCAACTACAAAGATCTCGATATCGGAAGAAACAATGAAGCTGGGTATACGAGCTACGATCAAGCTAGTGTTTGGGGgcttaaatattttaagaataattttaaaagattgGTTCGTGTGAAGACTAAATTCGACCCCTCAAATTTCTTCAGAAACGAGCAGAGTATTCCGCCGTTGGTATCGTACTTAGAAGATGGACTTCATAATCCATATTAAGTATATGGAATTAGTAGGTCGAATGAATGTTGGATGATTGATGAATAAACTATGTTTGctctctttttttctaatgTATGCATTGGCACCGTCTTATTAGTAATTATGAGTTGGGAAATACTATCATTTgagttttatattataatatactataaaataatgtacaatttgattttatgaatagtatatatattcgGTAAAGAATGAGACCATTTATGTTAAtaatggagagaaaatagaatttattAGGTCGAGTAAAGAATGAAACCATTTATGTTACTAATAGAAACCAATTACGACTCATATATTTAGTTATGCATACATACAgtcacatttaaaaaattgcgGTACTTGATTTTGACAGTGATTTTCCTATCTTCTTACTTTTACTTTGATCTTCTATTGaaatctactttttctttaatttcaaaaaattaaataatactcccactatagaaaaattgatgtactttatgaataaaaaattgtgatatatattcatttttttctaaatcgATTGTCGATGAATGAGAATTGGACTATATGTCCAATGCAGAAttgaactattttattttggaataaaattgagtttttCATTTATCATTCCTATCaatatagaaaaaggaaattgaaattgaaagcaggaaattaaatatatgtcGGGTCGTCACCACCTAATTTCCAATGGTGAGGACCCacttatatatttgatttgttccaattagtatgatttaatattaaaatagaagcACCTTCAATTTTCTTTGGTTCTATGACTCTATCTCATATTTATTCCCTACACTTactacatactccctccgtctcataagtttaatgacattttgatggTTCCgcggagtataaaataattttaactgCAAATTTGATATATGGTGAATTGATGCATGTTTGTggtattttatataaataattttctttactcatttctctctcttagcatgtattttaatagaaaaataatctttATAGACATTCTTATACTTTTATGATAATcttgataatatttatttttattcaaatgttTGATAACATCGAACTAAAATTTTGTATGGATACTACAATTTTAGttgtttaaaattagaaaattaacttattaaaaataaaaattactccgtATCAAagcattaaatttatatatttctcaaatattatagaatataaaaaaattgtaatcaTCAGTTTATATATAAAGTAAACACAATACACCAGTCAACTGCATAAATAAGGTTACTAACTAggtttaatgaaatgaaaagagagaaataggagaagagagagatgaaaataaacaaaaagggttaaatttgaaaatgaaaaatgtctCAAATGAATAGTACTAGAATCTTTGTCGAGAGTGCACTTTTGCAAGTTATGTAATACTCATATGTTAATTATGGAGACAAAATAGAATTACTTGGCTTGCTCGAAGCCTGCCAAAAATGGCTCTTTTATGTGTCatggaatattaaaatc
This window contains:
- the LOC125204500 gene encoding berberine bridge enzyme-like 18; amino-acid sequence: MDRTSVKFLLLILTNLFLIGASSSNNHGYHDFLECIIHEFQLSNSATDIIYTPQNATYASLLLAPSLRPAASSPVKPDLIVTPFHASEIEAAVRCSRILGLQIRVKSGGHDYEGLSYTSASEPFVIVDMRNFRAVTIDEKTKTARVEVGATLGELYHTIFLKSRTLAYPAGTCPTVGVGGHFTGGGYGMIARKHGLSLDHIVDAKVINADGEILDRKSMGEDLFWAIRGGGGTSFGIVLEFTVTLVSVPETVTVFNVTRTLEENATELVHKWQHIAHKIDENLLIRLFLSLGQSPETGNRTVMASFVALYLGGTRDLLAIMEEQFPELGISQSDCIEMSWIESVLLFSDLKNPTVDILLDRTPRWGSVYFKGKSDYVSSPIPVSGLREMWRLLLEEEGYYVQFSPYGGVLNTISEEETAFPHRRGNIFMIHYTIVWSNGSESQVCLDAIRRLYGFMARYVTRNPRRAYFNYKDLDIGRNNEAGYTSYDQASVWGLKYFKNNFKRLVRVKTKFDPSNFFRNEQSIPPLVSYLEDGLHNPY